A window of the Lactuca sativa cultivar Salinas chromosome 7, Lsat_Salinas_v11, whole genome shotgun sequence genome harbors these coding sequences:
- the LOC111907176 gene encoding cysteine-rich receptor-like protein kinase 10 isoform X1 codes for MESSFIIPCLLLLLLQFLCLAAGQVNYFPIFRCRDDGNFTRNSTYETNLKTAFASLSATAATGYGFYNTSAGVSPNAVTAIALCRGDVGSETCRDCIRNSIVLLRQNCANQLEALIWSSNCSVRYSNRTYTSVVDVRPNARVSSSINASDIDVFDKALRNLEGRLRVEAAGGNSLRKFATGDVGFGPDSSKIYALMQCSPDLSSFDCNSCLSVVYRESQGCCDGEIDVGVFYPSCSVRYSNASFYNDPPAIKLPSPPPSSPESPAIPGGTGNSRKSIYVIVPVACVLGGILVIIGLCLFIKRRRKNNIKDAAKKESGTAFSSLVMNENQNNSANLAQAGSAEMEMGAVGSLQFDLFTIEAATNSFFDGNKIGQGGFGPVYKGVLANGMEVAVKRLSKSSGQGSQEFINEVILMAKLQHRNLVRLLGFCLDADEKLLIYEYVSNKSLDYFLFSKPKHQIRFIFYKLFCTNLFVSNVYFFNTDPNRHGQLDWPKRYKIIGGITRGMLYLHEDSRLRIIHRDLKVSNILLDFDMNPKISDFGLARIVGVDQIEVNTNRIVGTYGYMSPEYAMHGHFSVKSDVFAFGIVVLEIITGKKCSRFYNEDDHQDLSHFAWKSWIEGRAMELVDPTIVETCSEDEVMRCINIALLCVQEDVDARPSMAYVLNILNNYSIDLPTPTRTPHYLPKRHDSYSSNSKSVSKSTDESLITNVYAR; via the exons ATGGAATCAAGTTTCATAATTCCATGTCTTCTTCTACTTCTCTTGCAGTTTCTTTGTCTCGCCGCCGGCCAAGTAAACTATTTCCCCATTTTCCGATGCAGAGACGACGGCAATTTCACGAGAAACTCCACATACGAAACAAATCTCAAAACCGCCTTCGCTTCCCTCTCCGCCACCGCAGCAACAGGCTACGGCTTCTACAATACCTCCGCCGGCGTAAGTCCAAACGCAGTCACCGCCATCGCTCTCTGCCGCGGCGACGTTGGATCGGAAACCTGTAGGGATTGTATCAGAAACTCGATCGTCCTGCTAAGACAGAACTGTGCTAACCAGTTAGAAGCCTTAATTTGGAGCTCGAATTGTTCAGTACGCTATTCAAATCGTACTTATACTTCAGTTGTCGATGTTCGACCTAACGCCAGAGTGTCGAGCTCTATTAATGCATCCGACATCGACGTTTTCGATAAGGCGTTGAGAAATTTAGAAGGAAGATTACGGGTGGAAGCTGCCGGAGGAAATTCCCTTCGGAAGTTTGCAACCGGAGATGTTGGTTTCGGGCCAGATTCGTCGAAGATTTATGCTCTGATGCAATGTTCTCCGGATTTATCTTCTTTTGACTGCAATTCGTGCTTGTCGGTTGTATATAGGGAATCTCAAGGCTGCTGCGATGGCGAAATTGATGTCGGCGTTTTTTATCCGAGTTGTTCAGTTAGGTATTCGAATGCGTCGTTTTATAATGATCCTCCGGCAATCAAGCTGCCGTCTCCGCCTCCGTCTTCACCAGAATCGCCGGCAATTCCGG GAGGAACAGGAAATTCACGAAAGAGTATTTACGTCATCGTTCCTGTTGCATGTGTTTTGGGTGGGATACTCGTAATTATCGGGTTATGTTTATTTATAAAAAGAAGGcgaaagaataatattaaagatGCTGCCAAAAAAGAAAGTGGGACTGCGTTTTCGTCTCTAGTTATGAACGAAAACCAAAACAACAGCGCTAATTTAGCACAAGCTGGGTCAG cTGAAATGGAAATGGGTGCAGTAGGATCTTTACAATTCGATTTGTTCACCATTGAAGCAGCCACCAATAGTTTCTTTGATGGAAACAAAATTGGTCAAGGCGGGTTTGGTCCAGTTTATAAG GGTGTTCTAGCCAATGGGATGGAGGTGGCAGTAAAGAGACTATCAAAATCATCTGGACAAGGTTCACAAGAGTTTATAAATGAAGTCATTTTAATGGCAAAGCTTCAACATCGAAATCTCGtgaggcttttagggttttgcCTTGATGCTGATGAAAAATTACTCATCTATGAATACGTATCCAATAAAAGCCTCGACTACTTTCTCTTTAGTAAGCCAAAACACCAGATCCGATTTATTTTTTACAAACTTTTTTGTACGAATTTGTTTGTGTCtaatgtatatttttttaatacagaTCCAAATAGACATGGGCAGTTAGATTGGCCGAAACGATATAAAATCATAGGAGGGATCACTAGAGGAATGCTTTATTTACATGAAGATTCAAGATTAAGAATCATTCATCGTGATTTGAAGGTTAGCAATATTTTGCTAGATTTTGATATGAACCCTAAGATTTCTGATTTTGGTCTAGCGAGGATTGTTGGAGTGGATCAAATTGAAGTAAACACCAATCGAATTGTTGGAACATA TGGTTACATGTCCCCTGAGTATGCGATGCATGGACATTTCTCTGTGAAGTCGGATGTATTTGCTTTTGGCATTGTGGTCCTTGAGATCATCACTGGGAAGAAATGTTCACGCTTTTATAATGAAGATGATCACCAAGATCTTTCACATTTT GCTTGGAAAAGCTGGATTGAAGGAAGAGCaatggagcttgtggatccaacaATTGTCGAAACTTGCTCTGAAGATGAAGTTATGCGATGCATCAACATTGCATTGCTATGTGTGCAAGAAGATGTGGATGCAAGGCCTTCAATGGCTTATGTTTTAAACATTCTCAACAATTACTCCATCGATCTTCCAACTCCCACAAGAACTCCACATTATCTTCCTAAAAGACATGACTCATATTCTTCAAATAGTAAGTCTGTTTCTAAGTCAACGGATGAATCACTGATCACTAATGTATATGCACGGTAA
- the LOC111907176 gene encoding cysteine-rich receptor-like protein kinase 10 isoform X2 produces MESSFIIPCLLLLLLQFLCLAAGQVNYFPIFRCRDDGNFTRNSTYETNLKTAFASLSATAATGYGFYNTSAGVSPNAVTAIALCRGDVGSETCRDCIRNSIVLLRQNCANQLEALIWSSNCSVRYSNRTYTSVVDVRPNARVSSSINASDIDVFDKALRNLEGRLRVEAAGGNSLRKFATGDVGFGPDSSKIYALMQCSPDLSSFDCNSCLSVVYRESQGCCDGEIDVGVFYPSCSVRYSNASFYNDPPAIKLPSPPPSSPESPAIPGGTGNSRKSIYVIVPVACVLGGILVIIGLCLFIKRRRKNNIKDAAKKESGTAFSSLVMNENQNNSANLAQAGSVGSLQFDLFTIEAATNSFFDGNKIGQGGFGPVYKGVLANGMEVAVKRLSKSSGQGSQEFINEVILMAKLQHRNLVRLLGFCLDADEKLLIYEYVSNKSLDYFLFSKPKHQIRFIFYKLFCTNLFVSNVYFFNTDPNRHGQLDWPKRYKIIGGITRGMLYLHEDSRLRIIHRDLKVSNILLDFDMNPKISDFGLARIVGVDQIEVNTNRIVGTYGYMSPEYAMHGHFSVKSDVFAFGIVVLEIITGKKCSRFYNEDDHQDLSHFAWKSWIEGRAMELVDPTIVETCSEDEVMRCINIALLCVQEDVDARPSMAYVLNILNNYSIDLPTPTRTPHYLPKRHDSYSSNSKSVSKSTDESLITNVYAR; encoded by the exons ATGGAATCAAGTTTCATAATTCCATGTCTTCTTCTACTTCTCTTGCAGTTTCTTTGTCTCGCCGCCGGCCAAGTAAACTATTTCCCCATTTTCCGATGCAGAGACGACGGCAATTTCACGAGAAACTCCACATACGAAACAAATCTCAAAACCGCCTTCGCTTCCCTCTCCGCCACCGCAGCAACAGGCTACGGCTTCTACAATACCTCCGCCGGCGTAAGTCCAAACGCAGTCACCGCCATCGCTCTCTGCCGCGGCGACGTTGGATCGGAAACCTGTAGGGATTGTATCAGAAACTCGATCGTCCTGCTAAGACAGAACTGTGCTAACCAGTTAGAAGCCTTAATTTGGAGCTCGAATTGTTCAGTACGCTATTCAAATCGTACTTATACTTCAGTTGTCGATGTTCGACCTAACGCCAGAGTGTCGAGCTCTATTAATGCATCCGACATCGACGTTTTCGATAAGGCGTTGAGAAATTTAGAAGGAAGATTACGGGTGGAAGCTGCCGGAGGAAATTCCCTTCGGAAGTTTGCAACCGGAGATGTTGGTTTCGGGCCAGATTCGTCGAAGATTTATGCTCTGATGCAATGTTCTCCGGATTTATCTTCTTTTGACTGCAATTCGTGCTTGTCGGTTGTATATAGGGAATCTCAAGGCTGCTGCGATGGCGAAATTGATGTCGGCGTTTTTTATCCGAGTTGTTCAGTTAGGTATTCGAATGCGTCGTTTTATAATGATCCTCCGGCAATCAAGCTGCCGTCTCCGCCTCCGTCTTCACCAGAATCGCCGGCAATTCCGG GAGGAACAGGAAATTCACGAAAGAGTATTTACGTCATCGTTCCTGTTGCATGTGTTTTGGGTGGGATACTCGTAATTATCGGGTTATGTTTATTTATAAAAAGAAGGcgaaagaataatattaaagatGCTGCCAAAAAAGAAAGTGGGACTGCGTTTTCGTCTCTAGTTATGAACGAAAACCAAAACAACAGCGCTAATTTAGCACAAGCTGGGTCAG TAGGATCTTTACAATTCGATTTGTTCACCATTGAAGCAGCCACCAATAGTTTCTTTGATGGAAACAAAATTGGTCAAGGCGGGTTTGGTCCAGTTTATAAG GGTGTTCTAGCCAATGGGATGGAGGTGGCAGTAAAGAGACTATCAAAATCATCTGGACAAGGTTCACAAGAGTTTATAAATGAAGTCATTTTAATGGCAAAGCTTCAACATCGAAATCTCGtgaggcttttagggttttgcCTTGATGCTGATGAAAAATTACTCATCTATGAATACGTATCCAATAAAAGCCTCGACTACTTTCTCTTTAGTAAGCCAAAACACCAGATCCGATTTATTTTTTACAAACTTTTTTGTACGAATTTGTTTGTGTCtaatgtatatttttttaatacagaTCCAAATAGACATGGGCAGTTAGATTGGCCGAAACGATATAAAATCATAGGAGGGATCACTAGAGGAATGCTTTATTTACATGAAGATTCAAGATTAAGAATCATTCATCGTGATTTGAAGGTTAGCAATATTTTGCTAGATTTTGATATGAACCCTAAGATTTCTGATTTTGGTCTAGCGAGGATTGTTGGAGTGGATCAAATTGAAGTAAACACCAATCGAATTGTTGGAACATA TGGTTACATGTCCCCTGAGTATGCGATGCATGGACATTTCTCTGTGAAGTCGGATGTATTTGCTTTTGGCATTGTGGTCCTTGAGATCATCACTGGGAAGAAATGTTCACGCTTTTATAATGAAGATGATCACCAAGATCTTTCACATTTT GCTTGGAAAAGCTGGATTGAAGGAAGAGCaatggagcttgtggatccaacaATTGTCGAAACTTGCTCTGAAGATGAAGTTATGCGATGCATCAACATTGCATTGCTATGTGTGCAAGAAGATGTGGATGCAAGGCCTTCAATGGCTTATGTTTTAAACATTCTCAACAATTACTCCATCGATCTTCCAACTCCCACAAGAACTCCACATTATCTTCCTAAAAGACATGACTCATATTCTTCAAATAGTAAGTCTGTTTCTAAGTCAACGGATGAATCACTGATCACTAATGTATATGCACGGTAA
- the LOC111907176 gene encoding cysteine-rich receptor-like protein kinase 10 isoform X3, with translation MESSFIIPCLLLLLLQFLCLAAGQVNYFPIFRCRDDGNFTRNSTYETNLKTAFASLSATAATGYGFYNTSAGVSPNAVTAIALCRGDVGSETCRDCIRNSIVLLRQNCANQLEALIWSSNCSVRYSNRTYTSVVDVRPNARVSSSINASDIDVFDKALRNLEGRLRVEAAGGNSLRKFATGDVGFGPDSSKIYALMQCSPDLSSFDCNSCLSVVYRESQGCCDGEIDVGVFYPSCSVRYSNASFYNDPPAIKLPSPPPSSPESPAIPGGTGNSRKSIYVIVPVACVLGGILVIIGLCLFIKRRRKNNIKDAAKKESGTAFSSLVMNENQNNSANLAQAGSAEMEMGAVGSLQFDLFTIEAATNSFFDGNKIGQGGFGPVYKGVLANGMEVAVKRLSKSSGQGSQEFINEVILMAKLQHRNLVRLLGFCLDADEKLLIYEYVSNKSLDYFLFNPNRHGQLDWPKRYKIIGGITRGMLYLHEDSRLRIIHRDLKVSNILLDFDMNPKISDFGLARIVGVDQIEVNTNRIVGTYGYMSPEYAMHGHFSVKSDVFAFGIVVLEIITGKKCSRFYNEDDHQDLSHFAWKSWIEGRAMELVDPTIVETCSEDEVMRCINIALLCVQEDVDARPSMAYVLNILNNYSIDLPTPTRTPHYLPKRHDSYSSNSKSVSKSTDESLITNVYAR, from the exons ATGGAATCAAGTTTCATAATTCCATGTCTTCTTCTACTTCTCTTGCAGTTTCTTTGTCTCGCCGCCGGCCAAGTAAACTATTTCCCCATTTTCCGATGCAGAGACGACGGCAATTTCACGAGAAACTCCACATACGAAACAAATCTCAAAACCGCCTTCGCTTCCCTCTCCGCCACCGCAGCAACAGGCTACGGCTTCTACAATACCTCCGCCGGCGTAAGTCCAAACGCAGTCACCGCCATCGCTCTCTGCCGCGGCGACGTTGGATCGGAAACCTGTAGGGATTGTATCAGAAACTCGATCGTCCTGCTAAGACAGAACTGTGCTAACCAGTTAGAAGCCTTAATTTGGAGCTCGAATTGTTCAGTACGCTATTCAAATCGTACTTATACTTCAGTTGTCGATGTTCGACCTAACGCCAGAGTGTCGAGCTCTATTAATGCATCCGACATCGACGTTTTCGATAAGGCGTTGAGAAATTTAGAAGGAAGATTACGGGTGGAAGCTGCCGGAGGAAATTCCCTTCGGAAGTTTGCAACCGGAGATGTTGGTTTCGGGCCAGATTCGTCGAAGATTTATGCTCTGATGCAATGTTCTCCGGATTTATCTTCTTTTGACTGCAATTCGTGCTTGTCGGTTGTATATAGGGAATCTCAAGGCTGCTGCGATGGCGAAATTGATGTCGGCGTTTTTTATCCGAGTTGTTCAGTTAGGTATTCGAATGCGTCGTTTTATAATGATCCTCCGGCAATCAAGCTGCCGTCTCCGCCTCCGTCTTCACCAGAATCGCCGGCAATTCCGG GAGGAACAGGAAATTCACGAAAGAGTATTTACGTCATCGTTCCTGTTGCATGTGTTTTGGGTGGGATACTCGTAATTATCGGGTTATGTTTATTTATAAAAAGAAGGcgaaagaataatattaaagatGCTGCCAAAAAAGAAAGTGGGACTGCGTTTTCGTCTCTAGTTATGAACGAAAACCAAAACAACAGCGCTAATTTAGCACAAGCTGGGTCAG cTGAAATGGAAATGGGTGCAGTAGGATCTTTACAATTCGATTTGTTCACCATTGAAGCAGCCACCAATAGTTTCTTTGATGGAAACAAAATTGGTCAAGGCGGGTTTGGTCCAGTTTATAAG GGTGTTCTAGCCAATGGGATGGAGGTGGCAGTAAAGAGACTATCAAAATCATCTGGACAAGGTTCACAAGAGTTTATAAATGAAGTCATTTTAATGGCAAAGCTTCAACATCGAAATCTCGtgaggcttttagggttttgcCTTGATGCTGATGAAAAATTACTCATCTATGAATACGTATCCAATAAAAGCCTCGACTACTTTCTCTTTA aTCCAAATAGACATGGGCAGTTAGATTGGCCGAAACGATATAAAATCATAGGAGGGATCACTAGAGGAATGCTTTATTTACATGAAGATTCAAGATTAAGAATCATTCATCGTGATTTGAAGGTTAGCAATATTTTGCTAGATTTTGATATGAACCCTAAGATTTCTGATTTTGGTCTAGCGAGGATTGTTGGAGTGGATCAAATTGAAGTAAACACCAATCGAATTGTTGGAACATA TGGTTACATGTCCCCTGAGTATGCGATGCATGGACATTTCTCTGTGAAGTCGGATGTATTTGCTTTTGGCATTGTGGTCCTTGAGATCATCACTGGGAAGAAATGTTCACGCTTTTATAATGAAGATGATCACCAAGATCTTTCACATTTT GCTTGGAAAAGCTGGATTGAAGGAAGAGCaatggagcttgtggatccaacaATTGTCGAAACTTGCTCTGAAGATGAAGTTATGCGATGCATCAACATTGCATTGCTATGTGTGCAAGAAGATGTGGATGCAAGGCCTTCAATGGCTTATGTTTTAAACATTCTCAACAATTACTCCATCGATCTTCCAACTCCCACAAGAACTCCACATTATCTTCCTAAAAGACATGACTCATATTCTTCAAATAGTAAGTCTGTTTCTAAGTCAACGGATGAATCACTGATCACTAATGTATATGCACGGTAA